In Pseudoduganella albidiflava, a single window of DNA contains:
- a CDS encoding ATP-binding protein — MKNFVNSMTGRVFLALMVGIVASAALTQWLAINERQRTLERYRNYHSLERAEQIIETTDVVRPESRAQYLAVSSKSSMRLEIANDNDLTLHPATEFSAALAQRLPRDFQVIAMAEKPPQCDQRTSTMTLFGPGPWRGTCESVKVVMTDGQVLKLSVLPPRGSIPTGHNEYAVFVPFLLCIAILAYFVTRMAVRPVKQLAQAAKDLGNDINKPPLELVGAAEIRQASAAFNAMQGRIRQHIIQRTEMLAAITHDLQTPLTRMRLRLEKVSDADLQNKLIGDLSAMQQMIREGLDLARSMDTTGTMQKLDLDSLLDSVCADAIDAGQPVELKGRAGMALLGRPLDVQRCLVNLIDNAVKYGQKAHVTVERLAGAARIRIRDEGPGIPQDQLARVFEPFYRVETSRSRESGGTGLGLTIARNIAEQHGATLSLANGDAGGLEAVLTLPEFYAGK; from the coding sequence TTCGTCAATTCGATGACCGGGCGCGTCTTCCTCGCGCTGATGGTCGGCATCGTGGCCTCGGCCGCGCTCACGCAGTGGCTGGCCATCAACGAACGCCAGCGCACGCTGGAACGTTACCGGAATTACCATTCGCTGGAACGCGCCGAGCAGATCATCGAAACCACCGATGTGGTGCGCCCGGAATCGCGCGCGCAATACCTGGCCGTGTCCAGCAAGAGCAGCATGCGGCTGGAAATCGCCAACGACAACGACCTCACGCTGCATCCCGCCACCGAGTTCTCCGCGGCGCTGGCGCAGCGCCTGCCGCGCGATTTCCAGGTGATCGCGATGGCCGAAAAACCGCCGCAGTGCGACCAGCGCACCAGCACGATGACGCTGTTCGGCCCCGGCCCGTGGCGCGGCACCTGCGAGTCCGTCAAGGTGGTGATGACGGATGGGCAAGTCTTGAAGCTCTCGGTACTGCCGCCGCGCGGCTCGATCCCCACCGGCCACAACGAATACGCCGTCTTCGTGCCGTTCCTGCTGTGCATCGCGATCCTTGCTTACTTCGTCACGCGGATGGCGGTGCGGCCCGTCAAGCAGCTGGCCCAGGCGGCCAAGGACCTGGGCAACGATATCAACAAGCCGCCGCTGGAACTGGTCGGCGCGGCGGAAATCCGCCAGGCGAGCGCCGCGTTCAACGCGATGCAGGGCCGCATCCGCCAGCACATCATCCAGCGCACCGAAATGCTGGCGGCGATCACGCACGACCTGCAGACGCCGCTGACGCGGATGCGCCTGCGCCTGGAAAAGGTCAGCGATGCCGACTTGCAGAACAAGCTGATCGGCGACCTGTCGGCGATGCAGCAGATGATCCGCGAGGGCCTCGACCTGGCGCGCAGCATGGATACCACCGGCACGATGCAGAAGCTGGATCTCGACTCGCTGCTGGACAGCGTGTGCGCCGATGCCATCGACGCCGGCCAGCCGGTCGAACTGAAAGGCAGGGCAGGCATGGCGCTGCTGGGCCGGCCGCTGGACGTGCAGCGCTGCCTCGTCAACCTGATCGACAACGCCGTCAAGTATGGCCAGAAAGCCCACGTGACGGTCGAGCGGCTGGCCGGCGCGGCCCGCATCCGCATCCGCGACGAAGGACCGGGCATTCCGCAAGACCAGCTGGCGCGCGTGTTCGAACCGTTCTACCGGGTAGAAACGTCACGCTCGCGCGAATCCGGCGGCACGGGCCTGGGCCTGACGATCGCCCGCAATATCGCCGAACAGCACGGCGCCACGCTGAGCCTGGCCAACGGCGATGCCGGCGGCCTGGAAGCGGTGCTGACCTTGCCCGAGTTCTATGCCGGGAAATAG